Proteins encoded by one window of Ulvibacter sp. MAR_2010_11:
- a CDS encoding DUF4440 domain-containing protein — translation MKKLLMITCFLIAFGSNAQTEAEDKQAILAVMKLQEEAWSANDLEGFMQGYWKNDSLKFFGSSGLTKGWQQTLDNYKKGYPTKEHSGTLNFTISDISQIDEGSYWVMGEYFLKRSVGDANGVFLIIFKKIDGEWKIVADMSC, via the coding sequence ATGAAAAAATTACTGATGATTACATGTTTCCTTATCGCTTTTGGAAGCAATGCCCAAACCGAAGCCGAAGATAAACAAGCCATCCTGGCTGTAATGAAATTGCAGGAAGAAGCATGGTCTGCAAACGATCTGGAAGGATTTATGCAAGGCTATTGGAAAAACGATTCTTTAAAATTCTTCGGCAGTAGTGGTTTAACCAAAGGCTGGCAACAAACCCTGGACAACTATAAAAAAGGTTATCCTACCAAGGAACATTCGGGGACTCTAAACTTTACAATAAGCGATATCTCACAAATTGATGAAGGCAGTTACTGGGTGATGGGTGAATATTTTCTTAAACGAAGTGTAGGTGATGCCAATGGCGTATTTTTAATTATTTTCAAAAAGATTGACGGTGAATGGAAGATCGTAGCCGATATGTCTTGCTAA
- a CDS encoding FAD-binding oxidoreductase, with the protein MKHCIIIGGGIIGLCSAYYLNKQGHQVSIIDKSNMDAGASYVNAGYLSPSHIIPLSAPGVMKKGLRWMLNSASPLYIKPRFKSDLLEWSLAFNRSCNANHVTKAIPAIKDISLMSQDLYDDLKNSNGFTFHYEKKGLLMLCQTDKMLEEEVKTAQLAAKEGLEAHEISLDELKKIEPSINFNVLGAAYYKCDSHTTPSEFMRDMKAELTASGVSFFANESVEDINVKAGKIVSVLTNKQLHTADEFILAAGSWSNLLSKKLGLKLLLQAGKGYRINTEAPTGITTPAILAEAKVAVTPMNGFTRFAGTMEIAGINEKINKVRVDAIARAATRYYPDIQLSEEEKNNAASGLRPVSPDGLPYIGKSKKCENLTIATGHAMMGWSMGTATGKLVAEIVSQQKLSMDISAFHPDRKF; encoded by the coding sequence ATGAAACACTGTATAATAATCGGCGGCGGAATTATCGGACTTTGTTCGGCTTACTATTTAAATAAGCAGGGACATCAGGTCTCAATAATCGATAAATCCAATATGGATGCGGGGGCTTCCTATGTAAATGCAGGTTATTTGTCACCCAGCCATATCATTCCCCTGTCTGCACCCGGAGTGATGAAAAAAGGTCTGCGATGGATGCTCAATTCCGCGAGTCCGTTGTATATAAAACCCAGATTTAAATCGGATCTATTAGAATGGTCATTGGCTTTTAACAGATCCTGTAATGCCAATCATGTTACCAAGGCGATTCCTGCCATCAAAGATATTTCCTTGATGAGCCAGGATTTGTACGACGATTTAAAAAACAGCAACGGATTTACATTTCATTACGAGAAGAAAGGGTTGTTGATGTTATGTCAGACAGATAAAATGCTCGAAGAAGAAGTAAAGACTGCACAGCTGGCTGCGAAAGAAGGGTTGGAGGCACATGAAATTAGTTTAGACGAATTAAAAAAGATAGAACCCTCCATAAATTTCAACGTGTTAGGAGCGGCTTATTATAAATGTGATTCGCATACTACCCCGAGTGAATTTATGCGGGATATGAAAGCCGAGCTTACCGCTTCAGGGGTTTCGTTTTTTGCAAATGAAAGTGTGGAGGATATCAATGTTAAGGCCGGGAAAATAGTTTCAGTCCTAACAAACAAACAGCTACATACCGCCGATGAATTTATATTGGCAGCAGGTTCCTGGAGTAATCTGCTGAGCAAGAAATTAGGTTTAAAATTATTACTGCAAGCAGGGAAAGGATATCGTATCAATACCGAAGCACCAACAGGAATAACCACTCCGGCAATTCTCGCTGAAGCCAAAGTTGCCGTTACTCCAATGAATGGTTTTACACGCTTCGCAGGCACTATGGAAATTGCAGGAATCAACGAAAAAATTAATAAGGTGAGGGTAGATGCAATTGCAAGAGCGGCTACAAGATACTATCCCGACATTCAACTTTCCGAAGAGGAAAAAAACAATGCTGCTTCGGGATTACGACCTGTTTCTCCCGACGGACTCCCATATATCGGGAAGTCGAAAAAGTGTGAAAATCTAACTATCGCAACCGGTCATGCCATGATGGGATGGAGTATGGGAACAGCAACGGGTAAATTGGTTGCTGAAATTGTGTCACAACAAAAACTATCCATGGATATTTCAGCCTTTCATCCCGACCGAAAATTTTAG
- a CDS encoding 4-hydroxyproline epimerase: MARNTFVCIDAHTCGNPVRVIKEGAPMLIGTNMSEKRQHFLKEFDWIRKGLMFEPRGHDMMSGSMLFPPHYPQNDVAVLFIETSGCLPMCGHGTIGTITIAIEEGLITPKVPGRVRMEAPAGLVEIAYSMKGNKVASVKLTNVKSYLAAEGLTIDCPELGELIFDVAYGGNYYAIVDPQKNFEGIQAFSAGKIIQYSQILRKRINEKYPGHFVHPENQTIRDVSHLLWTGTPLNPLSSGRNAVFYGEKAIDRSPCGTGTSARMAQLYAKGELQKGEEFIHESYIGSTFIGRIEEVSTLAGKTAIIPSVEGWAKIYGYNTISIDDEDDPYAHGFSVI, from the coding sequence ATGGCCCGCAACACCTTTGTTTGTATCGATGCACATACCTGTGGCAATCCGGTTAGGGTGATAAAAGAAGGAGCTCCCATGTTAATTGGGACAAACATGAGTGAAAAACGCCAGCATTTTCTAAAAGAATTCGATTGGATCCGCAAAGGGCTTATGTTCGAACCCAGAGGACATGATATGATGAGCGGTAGTATGCTATTCCCGCCTCACTATCCGCAAAACGATGTTGCAGTTCTGTTTATTGAAACTTCGGGATGTCTGCCTATGTGCGGTCATGGAACCATTGGCACTATAACAATAGCCATCGAAGAAGGTTTGATAACACCCAAAGTTCCGGGACGTGTTCGAATGGAAGCACCGGCAGGCTTGGTCGAAATTGCCTACTCCATGAAGGGAAACAAAGTAGCTTCAGTAAAACTCACCAATGTAAAAAGTTATCTGGCAGCAGAAGGGTTGACAATCGATTGCCCGGAATTAGGGGAGTTGATTTTCGATGTTGCCTATGGCGGAAATTATTATGCAATTGTCGATCCTCAGAAAAATTTTGAAGGAATTCAGGCGTTTTCAGCAGGTAAAATCATTCAGTATTCGCAGATTTTGAGAAAACGAATCAATGAAAAATATCCCGGCCATTTTGTGCATCCTGAAAATCAAACCATTCGCGACGTGAGCCATTTGCTATGGACAGGTACTCCTTTAAATCCGCTGTCTTCAGGAAGAAATGCGGTGTTTTACGGGGAGAAGGCTATAGACCGAAGCCCCTGTGGAACCGGGACGTCAGCAAGAATGGCACAATTGTACGCAAAAGGAGAGCTTCAAAAAGGAGAAGAATTTATACATGAAAGTTATATAGGAAGTACTTTTATCGGGCGTATTGAAGAAGTTTCAACATTGGCTGGAAAAACAGCAATTATTCCCAGTGTAGAAGGTTGGGCGAAAATATATGGGTACAACACCATTAGTATTGACGACGAAGACGATCCTTATGCCCATGGGTTTTCTGTAATTTGA
- a CDS encoding aldehyde dehydrogenase (NADP(+)): MITGKNYIGNTKSAKGNRTYQTFNPKLNLENEQLFTEATNLEIDEAVALASEAFKSFRTTPGLKKAAFLNAIADEILALDDTLITQYCTETGLPVGRAIGERGRTVGQLRAFAELVTEGSWVEASIDTAIPNRKPLPKSDIRKMLIPLGPVVVFGASNFPLAYSTAGGDTAAALAAGCPVIVKSHPMHAGTGELVAAAVVKAAEKTGMPNGVFSNINSSGIDIGKRLVQHPGVKAVGFTGSIRGGRALYDLAAQREEPIPVFAEMGSVNPVILLPKALENKGTDWAKIYAGSITVGTGQFCTNPGLLLGVKSKALDNFVKTLSTEILKLEPTCMLHPYIHNSFESNKQRATNQRGLEVVAKYDSEVAINHARQMVATVDGSIFLDNNTLHQEVFGPYSLVVQCENMEELIAIVSKLEGQLTGTVLSEGNEAANFTKLISTLQNRVGRIIYNGVPTGVEVCPSMVHGGPYPSSTDSRFTAVGVNSIKRWVRPFSYQDWPNELLPEALKNENPLGISRLVNNKQSKAKI, from the coding sequence ATGATAACAGGAAAAAATTATATAGGAAACACCAAATCTGCAAAGGGAAACCGAACGTACCAAACCTTCAATCCCAAGTTGAATCTGGAGAACGAACAGCTTTTTACCGAAGCAACCAATCTAGAAATTGACGAGGCGGTAGCTCTGGCTTCCGAAGCTTTTAAAAGTTTTCGCACCACGCCCGGACTAAAAAAAGCTGCTTTTTTAAACGCCATAGCCGATGAAATTCTGGCCCTGGACGACACACTTATTACCCAATATTGCACAGAAACCGGCTTGCCAGTAGGTCGTGCCATTGGAGAACGCGGTCGCACTGTGGGTCAGTTGCGTGCCTTCGCCGAACTTGTTACAGAGGGTTCCTGGGTAGAGGCTTCAATAGACACCGCCATTCCCAACAGAAAACCCCTTCCCAAATCCGACATACGTAAAATGCTCATTCCCTTGGGACCGGTAGTAGTTTTTGGTGCCAGTAATTTTCCACTGGCCTATTCCACAGCAGGTGGCGATACTGCCGCAGCATTGGCAGCAGGTTGTCCCGTAATCGTTAAATCTCATCCCATGCATGCCGGAACCGGAGAATTGGTAGCTGCAGCCGTTGTAAAGGCTGCAGAAAAAACAGGAATGCCTAACGGAGTTTTTTCTAACATTAACAGCAGTGGTATCGACATTGGGAAACGATTGGTACAACATCCCGGAGTAAAAGCAGTTGGCTTTACAGGAAGTATTCGCGGCGGACGAGCCCTATACGATTTGGCAGCGCAACGCGAAGAGCCCATCCCTGTTTTTGCAGAAATGGGAAGTGTAAATCCGGTGATTTTACTTCCAAAAGCATTGGAAAACAAAGGAACGGATTGGGCGAAAATATACGCCGGATCCATAACGGTAGGGACAGGACAATTTTGTACCAATCCCGGTTTGCTACTTGGAGTAAAGAGTAAGGCCTTAGACAATTTTGTAAAAACCCTATCTACCGAAATACTCAAATTGGAACCCACCTGTATGTTACACCCATACATTCACAACTCCTTTGAAAGCAATAAACAACGAGCTACCAATCAAAGAGGACTCGAAGTGGTTGCAAAGTACGATTCCGAAGTAGCAATCAATCACGCCAGACAAATGGTGGCAACAGTTGACGGAAGTATATTCCTCGACAATAACACCCTGCATCAGGAGGTGTTTGGCCCTTATTCCTTGGTAGTTCAGTGTGAAAACATGGAAGAATTAATTGCAATCGTATCGAAACTGGAAGGTCAACTTACGGGAACTGTTCTTTCTGAAGGAAATGAAGCTGCAAACTTTACCAAATTAATTTCAACCCTACAAAATAGAGTCGGCCGAATTATTTACAACGGAGTCCCAACAGGCGTTGAGGTATGTCCTTCTATGGTGCACGGTGGACCCTATCCTTCATCTACCGACAGCCGATTTACAGCTGTGGGCGTAAATTCCATCAAACGCTGGGTGCGTCCGTTCAGTTATCAGGATTGGCCCAACGAATTACTGCCGGAAGCACTTAAGAATGAAAATCCGCTGGGAATTTCAAGATTGGTAAACAACAAACAGTCTAAAGCAAAGATCTAG
- a CDS encoding dihydrodipicolinate synthase family protein has protein sequence MHIEWKGVMPAVTTKFTENDELDLHMFKVNLKAQLEAGVHGIVLGGTLGEASTLSDEEKRILTRETVAFVNGKVPVLINIAEQTTKGAVEAATKAKEDGASGLMMLPPMRYKAGDHEVVQYFKTVANSTSLPIMVYNNPVDYKIEVTLEMFEELLHCENIQAVKESTRDISNVTRIKNRFGDRLKIMTGVDTLALESLLMGADGWIAGLVDAFPAETVAIYELQRVGRIKEALEIYRWFLPLLELDINPKLVQNIKLAEVATGIGTEHVRAPRLPLMGEERKLVLKVIEHGLKTRPQLPDYKNL, from the coding sequence ATGCATATAGAATGGAAAGGCGTTATGCCTGCAGTCACCACAAAATTTACCGAAAATGACGAACTGGACTTACACATGTTCAAAGTAAATTTAAAAGCCCAACTGGAAGCCGGCGTCCACGGAATTGTTTTGGGCGGAACCCTGGGAGAGGCCAGCACGCTTAGCGACGAGGAAAAACGAATCCTTACCCGTGAAACCGTTGCATTCGTAAATGGAAAGGTGCCGGTACTCATCAATATCGCCGAACAAACCACAAAAGGTGCCGTCGAAGCAGCCACAAAGGCGAAGGAAGATGGAGCGAGCGGCTTGATGATGTTACCGCCAATGCGCTATAAGGCCGGAGACCATGAAGTGGTCCAATATTTTAAAACCGTGGCCAACAGTACATCGTTGCCCATCATGGTGTACAACAATCCGGTGGATTATAAAATTGAAGTAACCCTCGAAATGTTCGAAGAACTGCTGCACTGCGAAAACATTCAGGCGGTGAAAGAATCCACTCGCGACATCTCGAACGTTACCCGCATCAAAAATAGGTTTGGCGACCGACTCAAGATCATGACGGGAGTAGACACGCTGGCGCTGGAAAGTCTGCTCATGGGAGCCGATGGCTGGATCGCCGGACTGGTGGATGCCTTCCCGGCAGAAACTGTGGCGATTTACGAACTGCAAAGAGTTGGCAGGATCAAAGAAGCCCTTGAAATCTATCGTTGGTTCCTTCCCTTGCTAGAGTTAGATATTAACCCTAAATTGGTACAAAATATAAAACTTGCCGAAGTGGCAACCGGAATCGGGACCGAACATGTACGCGCACCCAGATTGCCTTTGATGGGGGAAGAGCGTAAACTCGTTCTAAAAGTGATCGAACACGGATTAAAAACAAGACCTCAGTTACCCGATTATAAAAATTTGTAG
- a CDS encoding AraC family transcriptional regulator, whose translation MKILPFTIPKPKRDTLLLQEDKGPVFYSHLHQHEEIQISVILSGVGTLLVGDTVTSYSEGDVLIFGSNLPHVFRSDTSKNRESHMLSIFFTEASFGDNFFLIEELKSLQPFFKKAENGCKLTSKKQQIAGYFAQLFKASKFDRFLLFLQLLKILSTAQQERLSSFVSEKKYKDTEGKRMSAIFEYTMTHFRNPVSLKDIAEQAAMTENAFCRYFKKRTRKTFVTFLNELRIEEACKLIHTEKELSIAEISERAGFQNVSNFNRKFLELKRQTPREYLKHLVQ comes from the coding sequence ATGAAGATACTTCCTTTTACCATTCCGAAGCCCAAACGTGACACTTTGCTATTACAGGAGGACAAAGGACCTGTCTTTTATTCGCACTTACATCAACATGAAGAAATTCAAATTAGTGTGATCCTTTCGGGAGTGGGAACCTTATTGGTTGGTGATACCGTAACCTCCTACTCCGAAGGGGACGTGTTGATTTTTGGCAGTAATCTGCCGCATGTTTTTAGGAGTGACACTTCAAAAAACAGAGAGTCCCATATGCTTTCCATATTTTTTACGGAAGCATCTTTTGGGGATAATTTCTTTTTAATTGAAGAATTAAAATCGCTGCAACCCTTTTTTAAAAAGGCTGAAAACGGGTGTAAATTAACATCAAAAAAGCAACAGATAGCCGGGTATTTTGCACAGCTTTTCAAGGCCTCGAAGTTCGATAGGTTTTTACTTTTTTTACAGCTCTTGAAAATCCTTAGTACGGCACAACAGGAACGTTTGTCTTCTTTTGTTTCAGAAAAAAAGTACAAGGACACCGAAGGTAAACGTATGAGTGCCATTTTTGAATACACCATGACTCATTTTCGTAATCCTGTTAGCCTTAAAGATATTGCCGAACAGGCGGCTATGACCGAAAATGCCTTTTGCAGGTACTTTAAAAAGCGTACCCGAAAAACCTTTGTTACCTTTTTAAATGAATTGCGTATTGAGGAAGCCTGTAAACTGATACACACCGAAAAAGAACTTAGCATTGCCGAAATTTCGGAGCGGGCAGGGTTTCAGAATGTTTCAAATTTTAATAGAAAGTTTCTGGAATTGAAGCGGCAAACGCCTCGTGAGTATCTTAAACATTTAGTACAATAA